The following coding sequences are from one Veillonella rodentium window:
- a CDS encoding dihydrolipoyl dehydrogenase family protein has translation MKQYDIIVVGTGGANIVVDAAQKKGLKIAQIEKGKFGGTCLNRGCIPTKVMVTAANAVQEVEEFKKIGINVSEATMDWNTISKRVWHVIDENKDIFKYYDAFDNVDVYRGAASFVSDKVMKVHLNDGGESEEITAPIIILGTGGHSNIPNVPGLQEAGFLSSESLFGDKYPEKPYKSLAVLGAGPIGAEFSHVFASAGTDVTIIQHNVRLVPKEDEEVSAHLLENYRARGINVVLNQDTVEIRQENGLKVVVTKDRTTGEITETKVEEILVAAGIRPTVQELHLENTGITTWKNGWIKTNEFLETSVDGIYALGDVNGEPAFRHRANYEADIIAHNLFYATSEKDYRWARYDTLPKVTFSYPEIGSVGLTEAEAIKAGYNVGVGKNYYSATAKGYAMGINPGDVNDGFVKIVVDKDTNYILGMHVVGPQASILFQPYVNLMNSGVTPLTAINEDIASEQTKRLRAQGLTRNMDPRSVITVGETMSPHPSLIEVIMWTQVYYEHRW, from the coding sequence ATGAAACAATACGATATTATTGTAGTCGGCACAGGCGGTGCTAACATCGTAGTAGATGCAGCGCAAAAAAAGGGCCTTAAGATTGCACAAATAGAAAAAGGTAAATTCGGCGGCACCTGCTTAAACCGCGGCTGTATTCCTACAAAGGTAATGGTAACGGCAGCCAATGCCGTACAAGAGGTCGAGGAATTTAAAAAGATCGGTATCAATGTCAGCGAGGCAACAATGGACTGGAATACCATTTCAAAACGCGTATGGCATGTAATCGATGAAAACAAAGATATTTTTAAATATTACGATGCCTTTGACAATGTTGACGTTTATCGCGGCGCAGCCAGCTTTGTATCCGACAAGGTAATGAAAGTTCACCTCAATGACGGCGGCGAATCCGAAGAAATTACAGCCCCTATCATCATTCTAGGCACAGGCGGTCATAGCAACATTCCAAATGTACCGGGCCTTCAAGAGGCAGGTTTCTTATCCAGTGAAAGCCTCTTCGGTGATAAATATCCGGAAAAACCATATAAATCCTTAGCTGTATTAGGTGCCGGCCCAATCGGTGCAGAATTCTCACATGTATTCGCTTCCGCCGGTACAGATGTAACAATCATTCAACATAATGTACGTCTCGTACCGAAGGAAGATGAAGAAGTATCGGCTCATCTACTCGAAAATTACAGAGCTCGCGGTATCAATGTAGTCTTGAACCAGGATACCGTAGAGATACGCCAGGAAAATGGCCTCAAGGTCGTTGTAACAAAAGATCGTACAACGGGGGAAATCACGGAGACGAAAGTAGAAGAAATCTTAGTTGCCGCCGGCATTCGCCCTACCGTACAGGAATTACATCTTGAAAATACGGGCATCACAACTTGGAAGAACGGCTGGATTAAAACAAATGAGTTCTTGGAAACCTCCGTCGACGGTATCTATGCGTTAGGTGATGTGAACGGCGAACCCGCATTCCGTCACCGCGCCAATTACGAGGCGGATATCATTGCACACAATCTCTTCTATGCCACAAGCGAAAAGGATTATCGCTGGGCCCGTTACGACACACTGCCAAAGGTCACGTTTTCGTATCCTGAGATTGGCAGCGTAGGCCTTACCGAGGCGGAAGCAATCAAGGCCGGCTATAATGTAGGTGTCGGTAAAAACTACTACTCCGCTACGGCTAAAGGCTATGCAATGGGCATCAATCCGGGCGATGTAAATGACGGGTTTGTAAAAATCGTCGTTGATAAGGATACCAATTATATCCTCGGCATGCACGTTGTAGGCCCGCAAGCCTCTATCCTCTTCCAACCATATGTAAACCTTATGAACAGCGGTGTTACACCTTTAACCGCAATTAATGAGGATATCGCATCGGAACAAACTAAGCGACTACGTGCTCAAGGTTTAACGCGCAATATGGATCCACGATCGGTCATTACCGTCGGCGAAACCATGAGTCCTCACCCTTCTCTAATTGAAGTTATCATGTGGACTCAGGTATATTACGAACATCGCTGGTAA